A region of Salinibacter sp. 10B DNA encodes the following proteins:
- a CDS encoding ferredoxin, giving the protein MDDEYREREISGMTVGIDRTLCIGSGNCTNLAPEVFVIDQENIVDFQDETPDIDAGRLEEATAICPVDALILTDENGEQIVP; this is encoded by the coding sequence ATGGACGACGAGTACCGAGAGCGCGAAATCAGTGGCATGACGGTGGGCATCGATCGGACCCTTTGCATTGGGTCGGGCAATTGCACCAACCTCGCCCCTGAGGTTTTCGTCATCGATCAGGAGAATATTGTCGACTTTCAGGACGAGACGCCGGACATTGACGCCGGTCGACTGGAGGAAGCGACGGCCATTTGCCCGGTGGATGCGTTAATCCTGACGGACGAGAACGGAGAGCAGATTGTCCCGTGA
- a CDS encoding CBS domain-containing protein, translating into MGEHNVHRDADPSVLREFTNHLIQDVRALELMLHEDMFESGVRRIGAEQELFMVDERGAPAPIIEEVLERNTDERIVTELTKFNIEFNMDPLQYGGDCFQEMERATGELVEKVRALTQEVGGDIAMTGILPTAHLSDFALDYMTPRPRYYALNDALGRLRGGPGQYQIRGIDELFLKHDSIMLEGCNTSFQTHFQVSPEEFPRYYNIAQVVAAPCLAAGTNSPLLFGKRLWRETRIALFQQAVDTRSSNLYLREMRPRVHFGTDWVDESVLEIFKEDISRFRVLLTTELNEEPLKMLEEGKVPNLMALQLHNGTVYRWNRACYGITDGKPHLRIENRVLPSGPTVLDEIANAVFWYGLVAGLADEYKDVSRDMDFDDARHNFIAAARNGLASQFTWLDGSKRPAHELILDTLLPRAESGLRNSDISDGDIDRYLGIIQKRVETQQTGAQWQLDSMARMKNVGSRAERLGALTRGMVERQREGAPVHEWSLAALEEGYTPTGMKDTNVEDYMTTELFTVHEEESIEFVARLMDWQRIRHVLVEDERHRLVGLISHRTLLRHMAERTEVPEGGVPVKEIMVEDPISVSPELPTREAVEMMREHQIGALPVVREERLVGIITERDFIQIAGNLLDDSLAREDQELEDRTLDLSGEG; encoded by the coding sequence ATGGGTGAGCACAACGTACACCGAGATGCGGATCCGTCCGTTCTACGGGAGTTCACGAACCACTTGATTCAGGACGTGCGGGCCCTGGAATTGATGCTGCATGAGGACATGTTCGAGTCCGGCGTGCGGCGAATCGGGGCAGAACAAGAGCTCTTCATGGTGGACGAGCGGGGCGCCCCTGCACCCATCATCGAAGAGGTGCTGGAGCGCAACACCGACGAGCGAATCGTGACGGAGCTCACGAAGTTCAATATCGAGTTCAACATGGATCCCCTCCAGTACGGAGGCGACTGTTTCCAGGAAATGGAGCGGGCCACTGGGGAGCTCGTGGAGAAGGTTCGGGCGCTCACGCAGGAGGTGGGCGGCGACATTGCTATGACCGGCATCTTGCCCACGGCACACCTGTCGGATTTTGCGCTTGACTACATGACGCCGCGGCCCCGATACTACGCTCTGAATGATGCACTGGGCCGTTTGCGGGGCGGGCCCGGGCAGTACCAGATTCGAGGGATCGATGAGCTCTTCCTCAAGCATGATTCCATCATGCTGGAGGGGTGCAACACGAGTTTCCAGACCCACTTTCAGGTGTCGCCCGAGGAATTTCCCCGCTACTACAACATAGCGCAGGTCGTGGCGGCGCCGTGTCTGGCGGCGGGGACCAACTCGCCGCTTCTCTTCGGCAAGCGCCTCTGGCGAGAGACGCGCATTGCCCTCTTCCAGCAGGCTGTGGATACGCGGTCAAGCAACCTCTACCTCCGCGAGATGCGGCCCCGCGTGCACTTCGGGACCGACTGGGTGGACGAATCGGTGCTGGAAATCTTCAAGGAGGACATCTCACGGTTCCGTGTGCTGCTGACGACGGAGCTTAATGAGGAGCCCCTCAAAATGCTAGAGGAGGGGAAGGTCCCCAACCTCATGGCCCTTCAGCTCCACAATGGCACGGTGTACCGCTGGAATCGGGCGTGCTACGGCATTACCGACGGCAAGCCGCACCTGCGCATTGAAAACCGGGTGTTGCCGTCCGGCCCGACCGTCCTCGACGAAATTGCCAATGCCGTGTTCTGGTACGGCCTTGTGGCAGGCCTGGCCGACGAGTACAAGGACGTTTCCCGCGACATGGACTTCGATGATGCCCGTCACAACTTCATCGCGGCGGCCCGCAATGGCCTTGCCTCGCAATTTACGTGGCTCGACGGCTCGAAGCGGCCCGCCCACGAACTCATTCTCGATACGCTACTGCCCCGGGCGGAGTCGGGCCTGCGAAACTCCGACATCAGCGATGGCGACATCGATCGCTATCTGGGCATCATCCAGAAACGAGTAGAGACGCAGCAAACCGGCGCGCAGTGGCAGCTCGACTCGATGGCCCGGATGAAGAACGTCGGCTCGCGGGCCGAGCGGCTGGGGGCTCTGACTCGTGGTATGGTGGAGCGTCAGCGGGAGGGGGCTCCTGTGCACGAATGGTCCCTGGCGGCGCTGGAGGAAGGCTACACCCCGACGGGCATGAAAGACACGAACGTCGAAGACTACATGACGACGGAGCTCTTCACCGTTCATGAGGAGGAGTCGATCGAGTTTGTGGCGCGCCTCATGGATTGGCAACGCATCCGCCATGTGCTGGTGGAGGATGAGCGACATCGCCTCGTGGGGCTCATTAGCCACCGGACGCTCCTGCGTCATATGGCTGAGCGGACGGAGGTGCCGGAGGGGGGCGTTCCGGTGAAGGAGATTATGGTGGAGGATCCGATCTCGGTTTCGCCAGAGTTGCCCACTCGCGAGGCCGTCGAAATGATGCGCGAGCACCAAATTGGGGCACTTCCTGTGGTGCGAGAGGAGCGGCTCGTTGGAATTATCACCGAGCGCGACTTTATCCAGATTGCTGGCAACCTCCTCGATGATTCACTGGCACGGGAGGATCAGGAGCTTGAAGATCGTACGCTGGACCTGTCGGGGGAAGGGTGA